In a genomic window of Flavobacteriales bacterium:
- a CDS encoding rhodanese-like domain-containing protein: MRIGTAALFAVMASLCSAQSDGLTAWAVIEVTPEEVLAMLRGTVFLADVNEDFTYADAHLPGAKLLVYDAIKADQLPADRAQPIVFYCWSPECPAARMAAESAISLGYTKVHCMPAGITGWQDAGLRTEP; this comes from the coding sequence ATGCGCATCGGCACCGCCGCACTATTCGCCGTCATGGCCTCCCTGTGCTCTGCCCAGTCCGATGGCCTAACAGCGTGGGCAGTGATCGAAGTCACCCCGGAGGAAGTGCTCGCCATGCTCCGGGGCACGGTCTTCCTCGCCGATGTGAACGAGGATTTCACGTATGCGGATGCGCACCTTCCCGGCGCCAAGCTTCTCGTGTACGATGCCATCAAAGCCGACCAGCTTCCGGCCGACAGGGCGCAGCCCATCGTGTTCTATTGCTGGAGCCCCGAATGCCCGGCTGCGCGCATGGCGGCGGAATCGGCCATTAGCCTAGGGTACACGAAGGTGCATTGCATGCCGGCCGGGATCACCGGCTGGCAGGATGCTGGATTGAGGACCGAACCATGA
- a CDS encoding DUF3575 domain-containing protein encodes MKQFLIATALLFGSAPLNAQDAVSTLFAPKRIVKTNLVGYALLSVNANYEQKTGGKTSVGLLAGYKLPNVIKVEAIGTIDGEKQTYTGDIEPKGLFLNPYFRFYPKETFKGFYVEAFLRYFDYNFLLPYDYEKNGGKIRANADGSATAFGGGLALGAQFPLGPRVYMDLNLGYGMAVGNAHLETNDPNLELEDYQTIQQNIEKYQDDEDIQVFILGDILTDPKAGSSDTKAWADFENKVFAIMRGGICIGYAF; translated from the coding sequence ATGAAGCAGTTCCTCATCGCCACCGCGCTCCTCTTCGGCAGCGCTCCGCTGAACGCGCAGGATGCGGTCAGCACCCTCTTCGCACCGAAGCGCATCGTGAAGACCAACCTCGTCGGCTATGCGCTGCTGTCGGTCAACGCGAACTACGAGCAGAAGACCGGCGGCAAGACCTCGGTGGGCCTTCTGGCCGGCTACAAATTGCCGAATGTGATCAAGGTCGAGGCCATCGGCACCATCGATGGCGAGAAGCAGACCTATACCGGTGACATCGAGCCGAAGGGCCTCTTCCTGAACCCCTATTTCCGGTTCTACCCGAAGGAGACCTTCAAAGGCTTCTATGTGGAAGCCTTCCTGCGCTACTTCGACTACAACTTCCTGCTGCCCTACGATTATGAGAAGAATGGCGGGAAGATCCGCGCCAACGCTGATGGCAGCGCCACGGCCTTCGGCGGTGGATTGGCCTTGGGCGCGCAGTTCCCTCTCGGCCCGCGCGTGTACATGGACCTCAACCTCGGCTATGGCATGGCCGTGGGCAATGCGCACCTGGAGACCAACGATCCGAACCTGGAGCTGGAGGATTACCAGACGATCCAGCAGAACATCGAGAAGTACCAGGACGACGAGGATATCCAGGTCTTCATCCTGGGCGACATCCTCACGGACCCAAAGGCCGGGTCGAGCGACACCAAGGCCTGGGCCGATTTCGAGAACAAGGTCTTCGCGATCATGCGCGGCGGTATCTGCATCGGCTACGCGTTCTGA
- a CDS encoding sulfatase-like hydrolase/transferase, translated as MRIKLGLVAMMFVHLVSTAQQPNILLVIADDVGLDPVPGYLPGPLKATMPNLSALMAQGLSFDNVWASPLCSPTRSTIITGRYGYQTGVLNPGELSLLPADEITLHRYLTDNGSGYASCIIGKWHLGGSTPDPAYPNVMGVPHYAGLLSGAVNNYSTWPLTINGSTSPCTEYITTKITDMAIDWINQQTAPWFCWVAYNAPHTPYHLPPLSMHSQGALPADQASINANPLPYYLAMLESVDHELGRLLAALTPAELANTVVLFIGDNGTEVDVIQAPYLQNHAKGTLYEGGVRVPFVMAGPGVTRAGEREDALVSSVDLFATIVELTGVALPAYEQSRSLVPLLTQSGQSVRSCLYTDVSITGSSGSAIRDARWKLINFDNGQQRFYDLLNDPWEEANLLLGGLTQAEQIAFDALNNACDLSTSVPAQQAGTSFSIRPNPVSDVLLVDAPSDAPVDVLIRDALGRVVLQQSATRRLELVGLKRGIYAVELEQRERREVIRMVKE; from the coding sequence ATGAGAATCAAGCTCGGGCTCGTCGCTATGATGTTCGTCCACCTCGTTTCCACGGCGCAGCAGCCCAATATCCTGCTCGTGATCGCCGACGACGTGGGCCTGGATCCCGTGCCCGGCTATCTGCCCGGTCCGCTGAAGGCCACCATGCCCAACCTCAGCGCGCTGATGGCGCAAGGGCTCAGCTTCGATAATGTTTGGGCCAGCCCGCTGTGCTCGCCCACGCGCAGCACCATCATCACCGGCCGCTACGGCTACCAGACCGGGGTGCTTAATCCAGGCGAGCTCTCACTGCTGCCAGCGGACGAGATCACGCTGCACCGCTACCTCACCGACAATGGCAGCGGATACGCCTCGTGCATCATCGGCAAGTGGCACTTGGGTGGCTCAACGCCTGATCCTGCTTATCCGAATGTGATGGGCGTACCGCACTATGCGGGCCTGCTCAGCGGCGCGGTGAACAACTACAGCACCTGGCCGCTTACCATCAACGGAAGCACATCGCCCTGCACCGAGTACATCACCACCAAGATCACGGACATGGCCATCGATTGGATCAACCAGCAGACGGCTCCGTGGTTCTGCTGGGTGGCGTACAACGCGCCGCACACGCCTTATCACTTGCCGCCGCTCAGCATGCACAGCCAGGGCGCCTTGCCCGCCGATCAGGCCAGCATCAACGCCAATCCGCTGCCCTACTACCTGGCCATGCTCGAGAGCGTGGACCATGAGCTCGGTCGGCTGCTGGCTGCACTCACGCCTGCAGAACTCGCGAACACCGTGGTCCTCTTCATCGGCGATAACGGCACTGAGGTGGATGTGATCCAAGCGCCATACCTGCAGAACCACGCCAAAGGCACCCTGTACGAAGGCGGCGTGCGCGTGCCCTTCGTGATGGCCGGCCCCGGCGTTACGCGCGCAGGAGAGCGGGAAGATGCGCTGGTGAGCAGCGTTGACCTCTTCGCCACGATCGTGGAACTCACCGGCGTCGCGCTTCCTGCATACGAGCAGAGCCGGAGCCTCGTGCCCCTGCTCACGCAGAGCGGGCAATCGGTGCGGTCCTGCCTCTACACCGATGTGTCCATCACCGGCAGCAGCGGCAGCGCCATCCGCGATGCGCGGTGGAAGCTCATCAACTTCGATAACGGGCAGCAGCGCTTCTACGACCTGCTCAATGACCCGTGGGAAGAAGCGAACCTGCTGCTCGGAGGGCTCACGCAGGCGGAGCAGATCGCCTTTGATGCGCTGAATAATGCCTGCGACCTGAGCACCAGCGTGCCAGCCCAGCAAGCAGGAACCTCGTTCAGCATCCGACCCAACCCCGTTAGCGATGTCTTGCTTGTGGATGCTCCAAGCGATGCGCCTGTGGATGTGCTGATTCGAGATGCGCTTGGTAGGGTGGTGCTTCAGCAGTCGGCAACGAGGCGCTTGGAGCTGGTCGGCCTGAAGCGCGGCATCTACGCAGTCGAGCTTGAACAAAGGGAAAGAAGGGAAGTGATCCGGATGGTGAAGGAGTGA
- a CDS encoding class D beta-lactamase has product MRLPIPIILLLTACSGQPPASAPPVTHELRDDLAHLFSDQLLNGSFIGYDAHAGRWLFIDSALCDSATLPASTFKILGTLIGLESGALPDAEHVIAWDGRDYGRPAANRNLTLREAYDASVFWYYRETVRRIGPAGFKQWLDTVSYGNADTTGGFDQCWVRGGLRITPRQQIDFLRKLHDGQLPFSARTSAITKDIMLREDTLGHVMRAKTGWAMGDAGSIGWYVGWVEAPERAPYFFANRISTNDTAHATFAQDRIEIAKKVLRAEGVWP; this is encoded by the coding sequence ATGCGTCTCCCGATTCCGATCATCCTGCTCCTCACTGCGTGCTCCGGCCAGCCACCGGCCTCTGCGCCGCCAGTGACCCACGAACTGCGCGACGATCTCGCTCACCTGTTCAGCGATCAGCTGCTCAACGGCTCCTTCATAGGCTATGACGCGCATGCCGGTCGATGGCTCTTCATCGATAGTGCGCTATGCGACTCGGCCACACTGCCCGCGAGCACCTTCAAGATCCTGGGAACGCTCATCGGACTTGAGTCCGGCGCGCTTCCCGATGCGGAGCATGTGATCGCGTGGGATGGCCGCGACTACGGACGCCCTGCCGCCAACCGCAACCTCACACTGCGCGAGGCCTACGACGCCAGCGTGTTCTGGTACTACCGCGAGACCGTGCGTCGCATCGGGCCTGCCGGATTCAAGCAATGGCTGGATACCGTGAGCTATGGTAACGCCGACACCACCGGCGGCTTCGATCAATGCTGGGTGAGGGGAGGGCTGCGCATCACGCCGCGCCAGCAGATCGACTTCCTCCGCAAGCTGCACGACGGGCAATTGCCCTTCAGCGCGCGCACCTCTGCCATCACCAAGGACATCATGCTCCGCGAGGACACGCTGGGCCATGTGATGCGCGCCAAGACCGGCTGGGCCATGGGCGATGCCGGCAGCATCGGCTGGTACGTGGGCTGGGTAGAGGCCCCCGAACGCGCGCCGTACTTCTTCGCCAATCGGATCAGCACCAACGACACCGCGCACGCCACCTTCGCCCAGGACCGGATCGAGATCGCGAAGAAGGTGCTGAGGGCAGAAGGGGTGTGGCCGTGA
- a CDS encoding response regulator transcription factor gives MSGAMNPKVLLVDDEPDIIELLKYNLEREGFTVSSAQNGRDAIKVAKAERPDLIVLDIMMPGMDGVEVCNQLRQMPEFKRTLITFLTARGEDYTQIAGFEAGADDFITKPVRPKVFVSKVKALLKRSGAERPDGQFLETNGVRVDLEKVLVKVGEQEMHLPKKEFELLVLLMSKPGKVFKREDIYNQVWGSELFVGDRTIDVHIRKLREKIGDDRIRTVKGIGYTFEA, from the coding sequence ATGTCCGGAGCGATGAACCCCAAGGTGCTGCTGGTGGATGACGAGCCCGATATCATCGAGCTCCTCAAATACAACCTGGAGCGCGAGGGCTTCACGGTATCGTCAGCGCAGAACGGCCGCGATGCGATCAAGGTGGCCAAGGCCGAGCGCCCCGACCTGATCGTGCTGGATATCATGATGCCCGGCATGGACGGCGTGGAGGTGTGCAACCAGCTGCGGCAGATGCCCGAGTTCAAGCGCACGCTGATCACCTTCCTCACAGCGCGCGGCGAGGACTATACGCAGATCGCAGGCTTCGAGGCCGGCGCGGACGACTTCATCACGAAGCCTGTGCGCCCCAAGGTGTTCGTGAGCAAGGTGAAGGCGCTGCTGAAGCGCTCCGGCGCCGAACGTCCGGATGGACAGTTCCTCGAGACCAATGGCGTGCGGGTGGATCTGGAGAAGGTGCTGGTGAAGGTGGGCGAGCAGGAGATGCACCTCCCGAAGAAGGAATTCGAGCTGCTGGTGCTGCTCATGAGCAAGCCCGGCAAGGTCTTCAAGCGCGAGGATATCTACAATCAGGTATGGGGCAGCGAGCTCTTCGTGGGCGACCGCACCATCGACGTGCACATCCGCAAGCTGCGCGAGAAGATCGGCGACGATCGGATCCGCACCGTGAAAGGTATCGGGTACACCTTCGAGGCCTGA
- the msrA gene encoding peptide-methionine (S)-S-oxide reductase MsrA codes for MKSFPDRLSRIAPVLLVLHLFSACSSANPESTIHTDMQPAPGTTTDTITLGAGCFWCVEAVFTELKGVLSVTSGYMGGHVKNPSYKEVCTGNTGHAEVAQLVFDPAQVSLAEVLEVFWQTHDPTTLNRQGADVGTQYRSAIFWHTDAQRDTAEDLKKRLDASGAFPAPIVTEVTKASTFYEAENYHQDYYALNGSQGYCQMVIRPKLEKFRKVFADKLKKPK; via the coding sequence ATGAAATCGTTCCCCGATCGCCTCTCGCGCATCGCACCGGTGCTGCTCGTCCTGCACCTGTTCTCCGCCTGCAGCTCCGCCAACCCCGAATCCACCATCCATACCGACATGCAACCCGCTCCCGGCACCACCACCGATACCATCACCCTCGGCGCCGGATGCTTCTGGTGCGTGGAAGCCGTGTTCACTGAACTGAAGGGCGTGCTCTCCGTGACCAGCGGCTACATGGGCGGCCATGTGAAGAACCCCAGCTACAAGGAGGTTTGCACGGGAAATACCGGACATGCTGAAGTGGCGCAGCTCGTCTTCGACCCTGCGCAGGTCTCGCTGGCAGAGGTCCTCGAGGTGTTCTGGCAGACGCACGATCCCACCACGCTCAACCGCCAGGGCGCCGATGTGGGCACGCAGTACCGCTCGGCCATCTTCTGGCATACCGATGCGCAACGCGATACGGCCGAGGACCTGAAGAAGCGCCTCGATGCCAGCGGTGCCTTCCCCGCGCCGATCGTGACCGAGGTGACGAAGGCCAGCACCTTCTACGAAGCCGAGAATTACCACCAGGATTATTACGCGCTGAACGGCTCGCAGGGCTATTGCCAGATGGTGATCCGCCCCAAGCTGGAGAAGTTCCGCAAGGTTTTCGCCGATAAGCTGAAGAAGCCGAAGTGA
- a CDS encoding DUF983 domain-containing protein, which produces MAKHSVAHSIFRFKCPHCREGEFFVDSNPYHLSKVGDVLDACPVCQRKYTPEPGFYYGGMYVAYALAVATGTSIFVATLVLWPSASIAAKAGSVALGLVALGPWLYAVSKTMWANLFMRYKGVAITEAERRYAAERAKAASELPQA; this is translated from the coding sequence ATGGCGAAGCACAGCGTGGCGCACAGCATCTTCCGGTTCAAGTGCCCGCATTGCCGCGAAGGCGAGTTCTTCGTGGACAGCAACCCCTACCACCTCTCCAAGGTGGGCGATGTGCTCGATGCTTGTCCGGTGTGCCAGCGCAAGTACACGCCCGAGCCCGGCTTCTATTACGGCGGCATGTACGTGGCTTATGCGCTCGCCGTGGCCACGGGCACCAGCATCTTCGTGGCCACCCTTGTGCTCTGGCCATCGGCGTCGATCGCCGCGAAGGCCGGATCAGTGGCTCTCGGCCTTGTAGCCCTCGGTCCATGGCTCTACGCGGTGTCGAAGACCATGTGGGCCAACCTCTTCATGCGTTACAAGGGCGTGGCCATCACCGAAGCCGAGCGCCGCTACGCTGCTGAGCGCGCCAAAGCTGCCAGTGAGCTGCCGCAGGCGTGA
- a CDS encoding winged helix DNA-binding protein gives MPGIDRELKSRFTSEQQKAMLNVLFTANWLRAHQVQRLKPYGISPQQYNILRILRGALDPAHASESEGGRMKAQSVKERMIDRAPNATRLTDKLIVKGLVMRERCEEDRRVIYVRITPKGLDLLKRVDAQSQGGFESLLSGLKEADAKAMNRILDAWRG, from the coding sequence ATGCCGGGCATCGATCGAGAGCTGAAGAGCCGTTTCACCAGCGAGCAGCAGAAAGCCATGCTCAACGTGCTGTTCACGGCCAATTGGCTGCGCGCGCACCAGGTGCAGCGCCTCAAGCCCTATGGCATCAGCCCGCAGCAGTACAACATCCTGCGCATCCTGCGCGGCGCCCTTGATCCCGCGCACGCCTCGGAGTCGGAAGGCGGGCGCATGAAGGCGCAGAGCGTGAAGGAGCGCATGATCGACCGCGCGCCCAATGCCACGCGGCTCACCGACAAGCTCATCGTGAAAGGACTGGTGATGCGCGAGCGCTGCGAAGAGGACCGCCGGGTCATTTATGTGCGCATCACGCCCAAGGGCCTCGACTTGCTCAAGCGCGTCGATGCGCAGAGCCAGGGCGGATTCGAATCCCTGCTCAGCGGACTGAAGGAAGCCGATGCCAAGGCGATGAACCGCATCCTCGATGCGTGGCGCGGGTGA
- a CDS encoding four helix bundle protein, giving the protein MIKLQPARIKLQASGSPAMAAWRIKGWKTYSRLTVFAARIVSHVRNMPMSRAGRHCAGQFLRSCGSLALHCRDSQSAESEKGFVHECKIVLKEFKGPREPAHPTPCGPDA; this is encoded by the coding sequence ATGATCAAGCTTCAACCGGCGCGGATCAAACTCCAAGCGTCAGGATCTCCAGCGATGGCAGCTTGGCGCATCAAAGGATGGAAGACCTATTCACGGCTGACGGTTTTCGCCGCGCGGATCGTGAGCCACGTCCGGAATATGCCGATGTCGCGTGCTGGTCGCCATTGCGCTGGTCAATTCCTTCGCAGTTGCGGTTCCCTTGCGCTGCATTGCAGAGATTCACAGTCGGCCGAGTCCGAAAAGGGCTTCGTGCATGAATGCAAGATCGTGCTGAAGGAATTCAAGGGACCGCGCGAGCCTGCGCATCCAACGCCTTGCGGACCTGATGCCTGA
- a CDS encoding alkaline phosphatase family protein — MRHSTFSIALLASAALPAQAPINGPMLGHVDMLAAALWMQCQEPCAARIEYWKASSPDSVMRTPVQDSEAAKAHCLDFNLDGLVPGTDYRYRPIVNGKPALAEPLAFRTQALWKHRTDPPAFSMALGSCTYINEPAYDRPGTPYGGGYGIFDAIAAKQPDLMLWLGDNIYLREPDWGSRSGYLHRYTHTRSTPELQKLLRTGTHYAIWDDHDYGPNDADGSWINGDLAQESFNLFWPNPSCGAPGVTGAITSFSYADADFFLLDDRTHRTRADLKTSPTALLGDVQLDWLIRALKYSDAAFKVVAVGSQVLNSAAIYETYANFPAERDRLLKRIDDEGIRGVVFLTGDRHFTELSAVRLKDGRTLYDLTCSPLTSGVHKPKETNTNRIDGTLVEQRNFATLTFAGKRKERVMTIRVFDASGQQLWERAINEERKP; from the coding sequence ATGCGCCATTCCACTTTCTCCATCGCGCTCCTCGCCAGCGCCGCGCTCCCAGCGCAAGCCCCCATCAACGGACCCATGCTAGGCCATGTGGACATGCTGGCCGCCGCCCTGTGGATGCAATGCCAGGAACCATGCGCCGCGCGCATCGAATACTGGAAGGCGAGCAGTCCGGATAGCGTGATGCGCACGCCCGTGCAGGACAGCGAAGCGGCAAAGGCGCATTGCCTCGATTTCAACCTGGACGGCCTGGTTCCTGGCACCGACTACCGGTACCGGCCTATCGTGAACGGCAAGCCGGCCCTGGCCGAGCCCCTCGCATTCCGCACGCAAGCGCTGTGGAAGCACCGCACCGATCCGCCGGCCTTCAGCATGGCGCTAGGCAGCTGCACCTACATCAACGAGCCCGCCTACGACCGTCCCGGCACGCCCTACGGCGGAGGCTATGGCATCTTCGACGCCATCGCAGCGAAGCAACCGGACCTGATGCTCTGGCTCGGCGATAACATCTACCTGCGCGAGCCCGACTGGGGAAGCCGCAGCGGCTACCTGCACCGCTACACCCACACGCGATCAACGCCGGAGCTGCAGAAGCTCCTGCGAACCGGCACGCACTACGCCATCTGGGACGACCACGACTATGGACCGAACGATGCTGACGGCTCGTGGATCAACGGCGACCTTGCGCAGGAAAGCTTCAACCTCTTCTGGCCGAACCCCAGCTGCGGCGCACCAGGCGTAACGGGCGCGATCACCTCCTTCAGCTATGCCGACGCCGATTTCTTCCTGCTCGACGACCGCACGCACCGCACCCGCGCCGACCTGAAGACTTCGCCGACGGCCCTGCTCGGCGACGTCCAGCTCGATTGGCTCATCCGTGCGCTGAAGTACAGCGACGCCGCATTCAAGGTCGTGGCCGTGGGCAGCCAGGTGCTGAACAGCGCTGCCATCTACGAGACCTACGCCAACTTCCCCGCCGAGCGCGACCGGCTCTTGAAACGCATCGACGACGAGGGCATCCGCGGCGTGGTCTTCCTCACCGGCGACCGGCACTTCACGGAACTGAGCGCCGTGAGGCTCAAGGACGGCCGCACACTCTACGACCTCACCTGCTCACCGCTCACCAGCGGCGTGCACAAGCCTAAAGAGACCAATACCAACCGCATCGACGGCACTTTGGTGGAGCAGCGCAACTTCGCGACGCTCACCTTCGCGGGCAAGCGCAAAGAACGGGTGATGACGATACGCGTGTTCGATGCCAGCGGGCAGCAGCTCTGGGAGCGCGCAATCAATGAGGAGCGGAAGCCGTGA